Proteins from a genomic interval of Microcoleus sp. bin38.metabat.b11b12b14.051:
- a CDS encoding family 10 glycosylhydrolase: MQQTKKPDRIPEASSGVQKTRFFTFWQRILVGTLASTLLNLSILFPSPSFAEVVLGVVRSSENSPDWVKITTRLWESGIAYKPINLEQIKSPADLAGVNVLFLPNIETWTPAQIRVLETWVSQGGRLIASGPVGRSSPALVRQSLRSLLGAYWAFPLTQRVAPQPRTRCRDLACTASSNWVPPEQKNASVQGGVLIPADANSQTVATWKDSSGSSAAIATDRATYLGWRWGSDGAAAIDKAWLQASIARWGGTIAQRPTAPPTATAPPLATPPSRVTRNTPISPRTNPLSRLSPSGSLGDPVPPNFTDPSDQSAPAGLDVQVNSNKPIVSIEAYLMRQELANLLGRFESALTAANSANTAVNLTAPNPAQLVAGSNSAGGPSASRPSVSQGPPLRAIASARQVLQTFDQLLQEQKYAQARQQWVQARQLLWQNYPQEGQRVGAEIRAVWLDRGTIVAARSPQGLAAVFDRLAAAGINTVFFETLNAGYPIYPSQVAPQQNPLTVGWDPLESGVKLARERGMELHAWVWTFATGNKRHNALIGKPNSDPGPVLSAHPTWANIDNKGRIQNPNDGKFYLDPANPEARSYLLQIINEITTRYQVDGVQLDYIRYPFQDDNAGFTYGYGAAARQQFKQLTGADPVNISPSDGSLWRQWVEFKTNQINSFVAEVSQLLRQNHPRTILSVAVFPHPPSQRIYKIQQNWEVWARQGIVDLIVPMTYALDTNRLERITEPLVKEEMLGSALISPSVKLLSLPEVVAIDQIQALRDLPTGGYAIFAVESISSGMQGFFNRTQGRGVRSTTAAEPIPYRQPFAAAASRYTALKQEWSFLLANNQLRVSESELKVLQSRSDELGLALSRLAANPNRESLTTAKRLLASFQSQFQSSMRLHSADNSYQVQTWQNRLESLDMLLRYGERVELNRR, encoded by the coding sequence TAAAAGTCCGGCGGATTTAGCAGGCGTTAATGTGCTGTTTTTGCCCAATATTGAAACTTGGACGCCAGCACAAATTAGAGTTCTAGAAACTTGGGTATCTCAGGGCGGGCGCTTGATTGCTTCAGGGCCGGTGGGCCGCAGTTCCCCGGCTTTGGTGCGCCAATCTTTGCGATCGCTCCTCGGCGCCTATTGGGCTTTTCCATTAACTCAGCGGGTAGCGCCGCAACCCCGCACCCGATGCCGGGATCTCGCCTGCACCGCTTCTAGCAATTGGGTGCCACCCGAACAAAAAAATGCCTCTGTTCAAGGCGGTGTCTTGATTCCCGCCGACGCAAACAGTCAAACAGTCGCTACTTGGAAAGATAGTTCTGGTTCCTCCGCAGCCATCGCCACCGATCGCGCTACCTATCTCGGCTGGCGCTGGGGTAGCGACGGTGCCGCAGCTATAGATAAAGCTTGGCTCCAAGCCTCGATCGCCCGCTGGGGAGGCACAATCGCTCAGCGCCCTACAGCACCACCAACAGCGACTGCACCCCCACTCGCTACCCCCCCCTCAAGAGTTACTAGAAACACCCCTATTTCACCGCGCACTAACCCGCTGAGCCGACTTTCTCCTTCGGGTTCCCTGGGCGATCCTGTACCTCCAAATTTCACCGATCCTTCGGATCAGTCGGCGCCGGCGGGTTTGGACGTGCAGGTAAATTCCAATAAGCCGATCGTCAGCATTGAAGCCTACCTGATGCGTCAAGAACTCGCCAACCTCCTCGGCAGGTTTGAAAGCGCCCTGACAGCAGCTAATTCCGCCAATACCGCCGTCAATCTCACTGCTCCTAACCCCGCTCAACTGGTAGCGGGAAGCAACAGTGCCGGCGGCCCGAGTGCGAGCCGCCCGTCTGTTTCGCAAGGGCCTCCGCTGCGGGCGATCGCCAGCGCACGGCAGGTTTTGCAAACTTTCGACCAACTCCTGCAAGAGCAAAAATACGCCCAGGCGAGACAGCAGTGGGTGCAAGCACGGCAGCTTCTCTGGCAAAATTACCCCCAGGAAGGGCAGCGCGTGGGAGCGGAAATTCGCGCGGTTTGGCTCGATCGCGGTACGATCGTCGCGGCTCGATCTCCACAGGGTTTGGCCGCCGTGTTCGATCGGCTCGCCGCCGCCGGTATCAATACCGTTTTCTTTGAAACTTTAAATGCCGGATATCCGATTTATCCCAGTCAAGTTGCACCCCAACAAAACCCCCTCACAGTTGGCTGGGACCCGCTGGAATCTGGGGTTAAATTAGCCCGCGAGCGAGGCATGGAACTGCACGCTTGGGTGTGGACTTTTGCCACCGGAAACAAGCGCCACAATGCCTTGATCGGCAAGCCTAATTCCGATCCAGGCCCGGTGCTTTCGGCTCATCCCACTTGGGCTAATATTGACAATAAAGGACGCATACAAAATCCTAACGATGGTAAATTTTATCTCGATCCTGCTAACCCAGAAGCGCGCAGTTATTTACTGCAAATTATCAACGAAATTACCACCCGCTATCAAGTAGATGGCGTGCAATTAGACTACATCCGCTATCCTTTTCAAGATGACAATGCAGGTTTTACCTACGGCTACGGTGCTGCGGCGCGGCAGCAATTCAAGCAGTTGACTGGTGCAGATCCGGTGAATATTTCGCCGAGTGACGGCAGTTTGTGGCGGCAGTGGGTTGAATTTAAAACTAATCAAATTAATAGTTTTGTAGCTGAAGTTTCTCAGCTTTTGCGGCAGAATCATCCGCGCACTATTCTGTCTGTGGCAGTATTTCCCCACCCTCCCAGCCAGCGGATTTACAAAATTCAACAAAATTGGGAAGTCTGGGCGCGTCAGGGGATTGTTGATTTGATTGTACCGATGACTTATGCTTTGGATACTAACCGGCTCGAACGCATCACCGAACCGCTGGTAAAGGAGGAAATGCTCGGTTCGGCTTTGATTTCTCCGTCGGTTAAGTTGTTGAGTCTTCCTGAGGTGGTGGCGATCGACCAAATTCAAGCTTTGCGCGATTTGCCGACAGGAGGCTATGCTATTTTTGCGGTGGAAAGTATCAGCAGCGGAATGCAGGGCTTTTTTAACCGCACTCAAGGGCGAGGAGTGCGTTCCACGACTGCTGCGGAACCAATTCCCTACCGGCAGCCGTTTGCGGCCGCTGCTTCGCGGTATACTGCTCTCAAGCAGGAGTGGAGTTTTTTGCTGGCTAACAACCAGTTGCGGGTGTCGGAATCTGAACTGAAAGTTCTCCAAAGTCGATCGGACGAATTGGGCCTTGCTTTGAGCAGATTAGCCGCGAATCCGAATCGTGAAAGTTTAACAACAGCTAAAAGATTGTTGGCGAGCTTTCAATCTCAATTTCAATCTTCCATGCGCTTGCATTCTGCTGACAATAGCTACCAGGTTCAAACTTGGCAAAATCGTTTGGAAAGCTTGGATATGCTGTTGCGTTACGGCGAAAGGGTGGAGTTGAATCGCAGGTAA
- a CDS encoding PAS domain S-box protein — MFPKLLNRFATKIIGKAPLQTVLVVPFLVQIVGTVGVVGWLSFQNGQRAVNDVAAQLREEITARIKDRIENYISIPHIVNHLNVQGVNQGQLNLEEKQKLEHHFIEQIQYFDSISIIYIAQENGEHSGAIHTKDDRVLISAADASSGNKLARYTADSQGNRINLVQISPKIYDPRIRPWYVRALIAKKPVWTPIYTDFLTRELAITAALPIYNDAGKLLGVAGSDLLFSKMKEFLVSLKIGKSGQTFVMERSGMLIATSTASPEFIVEGQETRRIKASASDNPVIRQAAQHLEKSYESLAKIKISQQLTFDIDGHKNFIEVAPFQDDRGLDWLIVVVVPESDFMDQINANTRTTFLLSVAALIGATILGILTAKWIVRPILRLNAAAKALANNEWDTKLTLNREDELGELAAAFNSMAEQLQHSFTSLSENENRVKQFLNAVPLGIFIAEPNGQPHYINPTGEQLLGQGIVAADAENLRKIYGVYLAGSQEIYPAERDPVLNAFQGKSVTIDDMEIYASNKTVPLQVWGTPIYDAQGNIIYGMCAFQDITQRQETEKLLREYNQNLAAQVAERTADLAKAKEKFSKAFRSSPNAITITRISDGRHIEVNDSFCRMMGYSHEEIIGKTAVELNFWASLGERDRMIQMLKNKTAIHNYELRFRNKNGTERTALLSIETIDIDGEACFLSISSDITDRQKAAVALREAEEKYRNIYENALNGIFQTAADGKYISANPALAELYGYESPAELIAAQPNFTNQLYVNPERHSEFVALIHQDGILSNFESEIYRKDGSIIWISENCRAVCDDAENLLYYEGFIKDITDSKQAEIKMQQAKEAAEAANKAKSTFLANMSHELRSPLNAVIGFAQVMIRSKNLSPENQEDVGIILRSGEHLLALINQVLDLSKIEAGRTTINEKSFDFYRLLDDLEDMFALKAEQKGLQLIFDRDAEVPHYICTDEVKLRQVLINFLNNSIKFTSQGGVSVQVKVGRRIIHKNTANQLPGRYWLHFEVHDTGVGISAEEIPHLFEAFVQTKSGKDSQEGTGLGLAISRQFVQLMGGEISISSEVGKGSTFQFDIQVHLVETADIESKKAQRRVVALAPNQPDYRLLIVDDKPLNRQLLVKLLSPLGFQLREANNGKEAVDIFSEWEPHLIWMDMRMPVMDGYEATKQIKTTTGGQATAIVALTASVLEEERAVILSAGCDDFMRKPFREEDIFAAMGKHLGVSYIYEDPTDVSVAGMGESSQEVLTPEAIASLSPEWMAQFKQNLLTVDMEAIATSIAQIGTVNSSLADTLQDCINNFEYDRILNIIELSHSKQTSNDFNFTENQ; from the coding sequence ATGTTTCCTAAACTTCTCAATCGGTTTGCTACCAAAATTATCGGCAAAGCTCCATTACAAACAGTCCTCGTAGTTCCTTTTTTAGTGCAAATTGTCGGCACGGTAGGAGTTGTAGGTTGGCTGTCGTTCCAAAACGGTCAGCGGGCGGTCAACGATGTTGCGGCCCAGTTGCGCGAAGAAATTACAGCTCGCATCAAAGACAGAATAGAAAATTATATATCAATTCCTCACATTGTTAATCATCTGAACGTTCAAGGCGTAAACCAGGGGCAATTGAACCTAGAAGAAAAACAAAAATTAGAACATCATTTCATCGAACAAATTCAATATTTTGATTCAATCAGCATTATTTACATCGCCCAAGAAAATGGAGAACACTCGGGAGCCATCCACACTAAAGACGATCGGGTTCTGATATCTGCTGCCGACGCATCTAGTGGCAACAAGTTAGCTCGATATACTGCTGACTCTCAAGGAAACCGCATTAATTTAGTACAAATATCCCCGAAGATTTACGACCCGAGAATTCGCCCTTGGTACGTAAGAGCATTAATAGCAAAAAAACCAGTTTGGACTCCAATATATACAGATTTTTTGACGAGAGAACTGGCAATTACTGCGGCTTTGCCAATCTACAACGACGCTGGTAAGCTGTTAGGAGTAGCTGGCAGCGATTTGCTATTTTCCAAAATGAAAGAATTTCTGGTAAGTCTCAAAATTGGCAAATCGGGACAAACTTTTGTCATGGAGCGATCGGGAATGTTAATTGCCACTTCCACGGCGAGTCCAGAATTCATAGTCGAAGGTCAAGAAACAAGACGTATTAAAGCTTCAGCCAGCGATAATCCGGTAATTCGTCAAGCCGCACAGCATTTAGAGAAATCCTACGAGAGCTTAGCTAAAATCAAGATTTCTCAACAGCTTACTTTTGATATTGACGGTCACAAAAATTTTATTGAGGTAGCTCCTTTTCAAGACGACCGCGGGTTAGATTGGCTGATTGTGGTAGTTGTACCCGAGTCCGACTTTATGGATCAAATTAACGCCAATACGCGTACAACTTTTTTGCTGTCGGTGGCCGCTTTGATCGGGGCGACAATTCTGGGGATTCTTACTGCTAAATGGATCGTGCGGCCGATTTTAAGATTGAATGCGGCGGCGAAAGCTTTGGCAAATAATGAATGGGACACAAAGCTGACTCTGAATCGTGAAGATGAACTCGGAGAACTTGCCGCTGCTTTTAACAGCATGGCCGAGCAGTTACAGCATTCCTTTACTTCGCTATCGGAAAACGAAAACCGAGTCAAACAATTTCTCAATGCAGTACCGCTAGGCATTTTTATTGCCGAGCCAAATGGTCAACCTCACTACATTAATCCTACAGGAGAGCAACTTTTAGGTCAAGGAATTGTGGCAGCCGACGCCGAAAATTTGCGTAAAATTTACGGAGTTTATTTAGCTGGAAGTCAGGAAATTTACCCGGCGGAACGCGACCCTGTTTTAAATGCTTTTCAAGGGAAAAGTGTCACTATTGATGATATGGAAATTTATGCGAGTAACAAAACTGTTCCCCTGCAAGTCTGGGGAACTCCTATTTACGACGCCCAAGGAAATATTATCTACGGAATGTGCGCTTTTCAAGATATTACGCAACGCCAAGAAACCGAGAAACTGTTAAGGGAATACAACCAAAATTTAGCAGCGCAAGTTGCAGAACGTACCGCCGATCTTGCGAAAGCAAAAGAAAAGTTTTCTAAGGCTTTTCGTTCTAGTCCGAATGCGATTACAATTACGAGAATCAGTGACGGTCGCCACATAGAAGTCAATGATAGTTTTTGCCGGATGATGGGCTACAGTCATGAAGAAATTATTGGTAAAACAGCGGTAGAGCTAAATTTTTGGGCAAGTTTGGGAGAGCGCGATCGCATGATTCAAATGTTGAAAAACAAGACAGCTATTCACAATTACGAGCTGAGATTTCGCAATAAAAATGGTACAGAAAGAACGGCACTGCTGTCAATCGAAACCATCGATATTGACGGAGAAGCTTGTTTTCTGTCGATTTCCAGCGATATTACCGATCGCCAAAAAGCAGCAGTCGCCCTCCGCGAAGCAGAAGAAAAGTACCGCAACATTTATGAAAATGCTTTGAATGGCATTTTTCAGACCGCTGCTGACGGGAAATACATCAGCGCGAACCCGGCTTTAGCTGAACTATACGGTTACGAATCGCCCGCAGAATTAATCGCAGCACAGCCGAATTTCACAAATCAACTTTACGTGAATCCCGAGCGCCACAGCGAATTTGTAGCGCTGATCCACCAGGACGGAATTCTGTCTAACTTTGAATCGGAAATTTACCGCAAAGATGGTAGCATTATCTGGATTTCCGAAAATTGTCGCGCTGTCTGCGATGACGCAGAAAATCTGCTTTACTACGAAGGTTTTATTAAAGATATTACTGATAGCAAACAAGCGGAAATTAAAATGCAGCAGGCCAAAGAAGCGGCCGAAGCAGCCAACAAAGCTAAGAGTACCTTTCTCGCCAACATGAGCCACGAATTGCGATCGCCCCTGAACGCAGTCATCGGCTTTGCTCAAGTCATGATCCGCAGTAAAAATCTTTCTCCCGAAAATCAAGAGGATGTCGGAATTATTCTGCGGAGCGGCGAACATTTGCTGGCTTTGATCAATCAAGTTTTAGATTTGTCTAAAATCGAAGCTGGACGCACTACCATTAACGAAAAAAGCTTTGACTTTTATCGATTGCTTGACGATTTAGAAGATATGTTTGCTCTCAAAGCTGAACAAAAAGGCTTGCAATTAATCTTCGACAGGGATGCAGAAGTTCCCCATTATATTTGCACGGATGAAGTAAAACTGCGCCAAGTTTTAATTAATTTCCTAAATAATTCAATTAAGTTTACTTCTCAGGGTGGAGTGTCGGTGCAAGTGAAAGTAGGCAGGCGAATTATACATAAAAATACCGCCAATCAATTGCCAGGTCGCTACTGGCTACATTTTGAAGTTCATGATACTGGTGTAGGGATTTCTGCCGAGGAAATACCTCACCTTTTTGAAGCATTCGTGCAGACAAAAAGCGGTAAAGATTCTCAGGAGGGAACGGGTTTAGGTTTAGCTATCAGCCGCCAGTTCGTGCAATTAATGGGAGGTGAAATTAGTATCAGCAGCGAGGTGGGCAAGGGTTCAACATTTCAGTTTGACATTCAAGTTCATCTGGTTGAGACTGCTGATATTGAAAGCAAAAAAGCTCAACGTCGAGTAGTTGCCCTCGCACCGAATCAGCCTGACTACCGCTTGTTAATTGTGGATGACAAGCCCCTAAACCGCCAACTGTTAGTCAAACTTCTGAGTCCGCTGGGATTTCAGTTGAGAGAAGCGAATAACGGTAAAGAAGCGGTGGATATTTTTAGCGAGTGGGAACCGCATCTGATTTGGATGGACATGAGAATGCCCGTGATGGACGGGTACGAGGCCACGAAACAGATTAAAACTACAACTGGCGGGCAAGCAACGGCGATTGTGGCTTTGACTGCTAGCGTTTTAGAAGAAGAACGGGCGGTGATTCTTTCGGCGGGTTGCGATGATTTTATGCGAAAACCGTTCCGGGAAGAGGATATCTTTGCGGCCATGGGAAAACATTTAGGAGTAAGCTATATTTATGAAGATCCCACAGATGTCAGTGTGGCAGGTATGGGGGAGTCAAGTCAGGAGGTGCTGACACCGGAGGCGATCGCCTCTCTTTCTCCCGAGTGGATGGCTCAATTCAAGCAAAATCTTTTGACTGTGGATATGGAGGCGATCGCCACTTCGATCGCACAAATCGGCACTGTCAACTCCTCTCTTGCTGACACGCTTCAAGATTGCATTAATAATTTTGAATACGACAGAATTTTGAATATAATAGAGCTCAGCCATAGCAAGCAAACATCCAATGACTTCAACTTTACCGAAAACCAATAG
- a CDS encoding response regulator: MTSTLPKTNRANILVVDDTPENLRLLAGILSEKGYQVRPVPNGKLALSAAQKMPPDLVLLDIMMPEMDGYQVCQQLKDYEATKDIPVIFISAINDVMDKVKAFGVGGVDFITKPFQVEEVLARIETHLKICSLQQSLQEKNQDLATAIQQLKAAQDHLIQSEKMAALGQLIAGIAHEINTPLGIIGSSIDNIAIFWDDNLAKMPQFFQQLSGESQSYFLSLLYRATHQQTLFTSKEKRKFKQQLIGVLIAGAVEDAEEIADTLVDMEIYDNIEPFLPLFKLPDWELILNTAYQFSSFKRSISLIQRATAKSGKVVFALKSYAHFDSKEQKVQANLQEGIETVLTLYQNQLKHGIEVVKNYGDLPKIVCYPDDLNQVWTNLIHNALQAMDYKGILTIETQQQEGNIVLKFTDNGTGIPPEVIPKIFQPFFTTKSAGEGSGLGLDIVRKIVEKHEGKVAVESVPGNTTFTVSLPIY; encoded by the coding sequence ATGACTTCAACTTTACCGAAAACCAATAGAGCTAATATTTTAGTAGTGGACGATACGCCAGAAAACCTGCGGCTGCTGGCAGGAATCTTGAGCGAAAAAGGCTATCAAGTTCGCCCGGTTCCCAACGGCAAGCTAGCACTGTCTGCTGCTCAAAAAATGCCTCCGGATCTTGTGTTGCTGGATATTATGATGCCGGAGATGGACGGTTATCAAGTTTGTCAGCAGCTCAAAGATTATGAAGCAACAAAAGATATTCCGGTGATTTTTATCAGTGCGATTAACGACGTGATGGATAAAGTTAAAGCTTTTGGAGTTGGAGGAGTAGACTTTATCACCAAACCGTTTCAGGTTGAAGAGGTTTTGGCCAGGATCGAAACTCATTTAAAAATTTGTTCGCTGCAACAAAGTTTGCAAGAAAAAAATCAAGATTTAGCAACTGCCATTCAACAACTGAAAGCCGCCCAAGATCATTTGATTCAATCGGAAAAAATGGCAGCACTGGGACAACTGATTGCCGGGATTGCTCACGAAATCAATACCCCGCTAGGCATTATAGGTTCCTCTATTGATAATATTGCTATTTTTTGGGACGACAATTTAGCAAAAATGCCTCAATTTTTTCAACAACTTTCTGGAGAAAGCCAATCTTACTTTTTAAGTCTACTGTACAGAGCTACCCATCAACAAACTTTATTTACAAGCAAAGAAAAGCGGAAATTTAAGCAGCAGTTGATCGGGGTTTTAATAGCAGGAGCTGTGGAAGATGCCGAGGAAATTGCGGATACTTTAGTTGATATGGAAATTTACGATAATATAGAACCGTTTCTGCCACTTTTTAAATTACCTGATTGGGAATTAATTTTAAATACTGCCTACCAATTTTCTAGCTTTAAAAGAAGTATTAGCCTGATCCAAAGAGCCACAGCTAAGTCTGGAAAAGTAGTATTTGCCTTGAAAAGTTACGCTCATTTTGATAGCAAGGAGCAAAAAGTTCAGGCGAACTTGCAAGAAGGGATTGAAACGGTGTTAACCCTCTATCAAAATCAACTGAAACACGGTATAGAAGTAGTGAAAAATTATGGCGATTTACCGAAAATTGTCTGCTATCCCGATGACTTAAATCAAGTTTGGACGAATCTCATTCACAATGCCCTGCAAGCAATGGATTATAAAGGTATTTTGACGATTGAAACTCAGCAGCAAGAGGGAAATATTGTCCTGAAATTTACTGATAACGGCACAGGCATTCCCCCAGAGGTTATTCCCAAAATTTTTCAGCCATTTTTTACCACTAAATCTGCGGGGGAAGGTAGCGGTTTGGGATTGGATATTGTGAGAAAAATTGTTGAAAAACATGAAGGCAAAGTTGCCGTAGAGTCTGTACCGGGAAATACAACCTTTACAGTCTCGTTACCAATCTATTAA
- a CDS encoding response regulator — MSKPVILCVDDEPDILNTLKTQLKNEFKDNYFYELAESGDEALDLLEDFQSESQVIVVVSDWLMPGIKGDELLIRVNKKYPQIVKVMLTGQADEAAVQRAFKEANLYCCLHKPWQSKDLIETIKSGVAKFL; from the coding sequence ATGAGTAAGCCTGTAATCCTTTGCGTTGACGACGAACCAGATATCTTGAATACTCTCAAAACGCAGCTTAAAAATGAATTTAAAGATAATTACTTTTACGAGTTAGCAGAAAGTGGTGATGAAGCTTTAGACTTACTTGAGGATTTTCAATCCGAAAGTCAGGTAATTGTGGTTGTTTCTGATTGGCTGATGCCGGGTATTAAAGGTGACGAACTTTTAATTAGAGTTAATAAAAAATATCCTCAAATTGTCAAGGTAATGCTGACGGGACAAGCTGATGAAGCGGCGGTGCAGCGGGCATTTAAAGAAGCTAATTTATACTGCTGTTTGCACAAGCCTTGGCAGAGCAAAGATTTAATAGAAACCATCAAATCAGGAGTCGCAAAGTTTTTATGA
- a CDS encoding response regulator, translating to MKKPVIVCIDDEPDVLNSLKIELKKAIGDRCIIETAEGGEDALELLADLQADEYEIALVLSDYIMPDIKGDELLKKIHEFSPDTLTIMLTGQADLEALGNAIKYAKLYRYIPKPWQNEDLKLTVVEAIHSYLQDQKLTDEILKREEVNQELKVVNEALFASEGRLKQFLAALPVGVCVYNPDGSIAYFNDTAGELLGAETLSQITAEQLAATYQLYVANTDELYPPDNLPILRALKGEFVKVDDIEIRQDGKIIAIELNTTPIFDVSGNIAYAIAVFQDISDRKQAEKILADYHHTLEAQIDERTEQLQKSALAAEAANKAKSTFLANMSHELRTPLNSILGFAQIMEPSPNLTVENRENLSIIRRSGEHLLSLINEVLDLSKIEAGRMILDPKNFDLYRLLDDLENMFLLRTEKHELQLLFHMENDIPQYVRTDDVKLRQVLINLLSNAVKFTQTGSIILKITRLDDSEIVELLAHPTASIDSKESIKDFALDRTHLANAVLRDEPDNLDLERVSFLQFEISDTGVGIDPQELDNVFKAFVQTASGQKNHKGTGLGLTITRQFVRLMGGEIVVESQLERGTTFKFEIPVGAVDVADIPTPEINREVTGLVPNQPCYRILIVDDREDNRQLLVKMLSPLGLGVQEASNGCEAVEMWESWQPHLILMDVRMPLMDGYEATKEIRNRIQQREQEPQENGSLIPKIVALTASTIEGKRSFALSIGCDDFISKPFRKTDIFDALHKHLGAKYLYSNSTELMSAGDRHHQPDESSNAPLAYLPALPAEWIENMRQVIRSADFDLIARTIEQIRDDRHEFATLLQGHLDNFDYHKIINLIAEVEKSAGAGED from the coding sequence ATGAAAAAACCTGTAATTGTTTGTATTGACGACGAACCTGACGTTTTGAACAGTTTAAAGATTGAACTAAAAAAGGCGATCGGCGATCGGTGTATTATTGAAACGGCAGAAGGTGGGGAAGATGCTTTAGAGTTGTTGGCTGATTTGCAGGCTGATGAATACGAGATTGCCTTGGTGCTTTCTGATTATATCATGCCGGATATTAAAGGGGATGAATTACTGAAAAAAATTCATGAATTTTCGCCGGATACGCTGACGATTATGCTGACGGGGCAAGCTGATTTGGAAGCCCTGGGGAATGCTATTAAGTATGCTAAACTCTACCGTTATATCCCTAAGCCTTGGCAAAATGAAGACTTAAAATTAACGGTAGTAGAAGCAATTCACAGTTACTTGCAAGACCAAAAGTTAACAGATGAAATCCTGAAGCGGGAAGAAGTAAACCAGGAGTTAAAGGTAGTAAATGAGGCGCTGTTTGCCAGTGAAGGCCGCCTGAAGCAATTTTTAGCAGCTTTGCCAGTGGGGGTATGCGTTTACAATCCCGACGGCTCGATCGCCTATTTCAACGACACAGCCGGGGAATTGCTCGGTGCAGAGACTCTCTCGCAAATCACAGCGGAACAATTAGCGGCAACTTATCAACTTTATGTTGCCAATACTGATGAGCTTTACCCGCCGGACAATCTGCCAATTTTGCGCGCGCTCAAAGGAGAGTTTGTCAAGGTTGACGATATAGAAATCCGTCAAGATGGCAAAATAATTGCGATCGAGCTCAATACCACGCCGATTTTTGACGTTAGCGGCAATATTGCTTACGCGATCGCAGTTTTTCAAGATATTAGCGATCGCAAACAAGCCGAAAAAATATTAGCCGATTACCACCACACCTTAGAAGCCCAAATTGACGAACGCACAGAACAACTGCAAAAATCCGCCTTAGCTGCTGAAGCAGCAAACAAAGCTAAAAGCACGTTTTTGGCCAATATGAGCCACGAATTGCGTACCCCTCTCAATTCCATACTCGGGTTTGCCCAAATCATGGAACCCAGTCCTAATCTTACTGTCGAAAACCGAGAAAATCTGAGTATTATTCGCCGCAGCGGCGAACATTTGTTGAGCCTGATTAATGAAGTTTTAGATTTATCAAAAATCGAAGCGGGGCGGATGATACTAGACCCGAAAAACTTCGATTTGTATCGCTTGCTGGATGATTTAGAAAATATGTTTTTACTGCGGACAGAAAAACACGAATTGCAGTTGCTTTTTCACATGGAGAATGACATTCCGCAGTACGTGCGTACCGATGATGTTAAACTGCGGCAAGTGCTGATAAATCTACTCAGTAATGCGGTTAAATTCACACAAACAGGGTCGATAATATTAAAAATTACCAGGTTAGACGATTCGGAAATTGTCGAGCTATTGGCGCATCCTACAGCTTCCATCGATAGCAAAGAAAGTATTAAAGACTTTGCGCTCGATCGAACTCATTTAGCAAATGCTGTATTGAGAGATGAGCCTGATAATTTAGATTTGGAGCGAGTGAGTTTCCTGCAATTTGAAATATCAGATACGGGAGTTGGTATTGATCCGCAAGAGTTAGACAATGTTTTTAAGGCATTTGTACAAACAGCTTCTGGTCAAAAGAATCATAAAGGTACTGGTTTGGGATTGACGATAACCCGTCAATTTGTCCGGCTGATGGGAGGAGAAATTGTCGTCGAAAGTCAACTCGAACGCGGCACTACTTTTAAATTTGAGATTCCCGTCGGCGCGGTTGATGTTGCTGATATTCCCACCCCAGAAATTAACCGCGAAGTTACTGGCTTGGTACCAAATCAACCTTGCTACCGGATTTTAATTGTGGACGATCGCGAAGACAACCGCCAACTTTTAGTTAAAATGCTTTCCCCCTTGGGTTTGGGAGTGCAAGAGGCTAGCAACGGCTGCGAAGCAGTAGAAATGTGGGAAAGTTGGCAGCCGCATTTAATTTTGATGGATGTGCGAATGCCACTGATGGACGGCTACGAAGCTACTAAAGAAATTAGGAACAGAATCCAGCAGCGAGAGCAAGAGCCGCAAGAAAACGGCTCTTTGATTCCGAAAATTGTTGCTTTGACAGCTAGTACGATTGAAGGGAAGCGATCCTTTGCTTTATCGATCGGCTGTGACGATTTTATTAGCAAACCTTTCCGCAAAACTGATATATTTGATGCCCTCCACAAACATTTGGGGGCGAAGTATCTCTACTCTAACTCAACGGAATTGATGTCAGCGGGCGATCGCCACCATCAACCTGACGAGTCCTCTAATGCTCCGCTTGCTTATTTGCCCGCACTGCCCGCAGAATGGATAGAAAACATGAGGCAGGTAATCCGTAGCGCTGATTTTGACTTAATTGCTAGGACAATCGAGCAAATAAGAGATGACCGTCATGAATTTGCCACACTCCTCCAGGGTCATCTCGATAATTTTGATTACCATAAAATTATCAATTTAATTGCGGAGGTTGAGAAATCTGCTGGTGCAGGTGAAGACTGA